The following are from one region of the Halodesulfurarchaeum sp. HSR-GB genome:
- a CDS encoding 30S ribosomal protein S27ae produces the protein MARGDFYEDGELTKERCPRCEDAFLADHDDRKHCGRCGYTEWK, from the coding sequence ATGGCCCGCGGCGATTTCTACGAGGACGGCGAACTCACGAAGGAGCGCTGCCCTCGCTGTGAGGACGCGTTCCTCGCCGACCACGACGACCGCAAGCACTGCGGTCGCTGTGGCTACACCGAGTGGAAGTGA